Proteins encoded together in one Dermacentor variabilis isolate Ectoservices chromosome 2, ASM5094787v1, whole genome shotgun sequence window:
- the LOC142572254 gene encoding uncharacterized protein LOC142572254 isoform X1, which produces MADKICGDGIGNSTGRLYNAEVDLITPTTMYGSSPGEPRTLVQSVDTAGPKKKPTSFQITSVTVQGSRLSNDGGDESADDLDESHTEDLSSDILDCSKTTDTEQLSPTEDNTPSTAPAPPAPTEAATEPVTAAVSAAPSDPVPSGGLAAVTVSPAVVTGAAGTLTIVAGTPAAPSTTDGPINPDHWQRRFKVVKIVSSEPFGRGRWLCMDFVDPPAMQTDAKAGEERDSGTAAADLPPAVSNESVAHVYEIPVGQTYPANSQQSGPLYGIILPVSAGGQGASPLSVLQPIAEQQQPQATAVHDKPPATAAPPQPAAVVAPVPEQQPQHQQQQPPPVAADAAAAQAVEPIPENATNKSATEEDSERFPGQVARVPSRLPFGKGGHKAKVHDLLLTSAGSTVAIDNKIEQAMDLVKSHLMFAVREEVDVLKEKITELLDRIAQLEYENGILRAGASPETLSLLAQSAQQAVPVSQPQLPQPQQTIAAVAAAVAQPVMAPPQPVVVPQQQQQAPVAPVQPVAMQPVPVQPQVPQLVTVVQQPQQLTHQQPQPQPSQPVQLQHQPQLPQQQQQQQKQPLQQPPPT; this is translated from the exons ATGGCCGACAAAATCTGTGGCGATGGCATTGGCAACAGTACTGGAAGACTGTATAACGCCGAAGTAGACTTAATAACACCAACTACAATGTATGGCAGCAGCCCCGGCGAACCGAGGACGTTGGTGCAATCTGTGGATACCGCGGGTCCGAAAAAGAAGCCGACGTCGTTTCAAATCACCAGCGTCACCGTGCAAGGGTCCCGGTTAAGCAACGACGGCGGTGACGAGAGTGCCGACGACTTGGACGAAAGCCACACAGAGGACCTGAGCTCCGACATCCTGGATTGCTCTAAGACGACGGACACGGAGCAGTTGTCACCAACGGAAGACAACACGCCGTCGACAGCGCCGGCGCCGCCCGCCCCCACGGAGGCCGCCACCGAGCCGGTGACGGCGGCGGTCAGTGCTGCGCCCAGCGATCCCGTGCCGTCGGGCGGCCTGGCCGCGGTGACTGTGTCTCCGGCGGTGGTTACCGGTGCTGCGGGCACGCTAACCATAGTGGCCGGCACGCCCGCGGCGCCCAGCACGACGGATGGCCCCATCAACCCTGACCACTGGCAGCGGCGCTTCAAGGTGGTTAAGATCGTCAGCTCGGAGCCGTTCGGCCGAGGACGCTGGCTATGCATGGACTTTGTCGACCCGCCTGCCATGCAGACCGATGCCAAGGCCGGCGAAGAGCGCGACAGCGGCACCGCCGCCGCGGACCTGCCGCCGGCCGTGTCCAACGAGTCAGTGGCCCACGTGTACGAAATTCCCGTTGGCCAGACGTACCCGGCCAACAGCCAACAGAGCGGGCCTCTGTACGGCATCATTTTGCCAGTGTCTGCGGGTGGTCAAGGGGCCTCGCCCTTAAGTGTGCTCCAGCCGATTGCCGAGCAACAGCAGCCGCAGGCGACAGCAGTGCACGACAAGCCACCCGCAACGGCTGCCCCGCCGCAGCCGGCGGCGGTGGTAGCACCGGTACCTGAACAACAACCGcagcatcaacagcagcagccgccgcctgTCGCAGCCGACGCTGCTGCAGCCCAGGCCGTCGAGCCCATTCCCGAGAACGCTACCAACAAGTCAGCCACGGAGGAAGACTCCGAGAG GTTTCCTGGCCAAGTGGCAAGGGTTCCCTCCCGGTTGCCCTTTGGCAAAGGTGGTCACAAGGCAAAGGTGCATGATTTGCTCCT CACGTCGGCTGGGAGCACGGTGGCAATCGACAACAAAATTGAGCAGGCCATG GACTTAGTCAAGAGCCACctcatgtttgctgtgcgtgAGGAAGTGGATGTGCTTAAAGAAAAGATAACGGAGCTGCTGGACCGGATAGCTCAGCTGGAGTATGAAAATGGTATCCTGCGTGCTGGTGCTTCACCGGAGACCCTGAGCCTACTGGCTCAGTCTGCACAGCAAGCAGTGCCCGTGTCGCAGCCACAGTTGCCTCAGCCGCAGCAGACGATAGCGGCAGTGGCCGCAGCGGTGGCCCAGCCGGTTATGGCGCCACCCCAGCCGGTTGTggtgccgcagcagcagcagcaggccccTGTTGCGCCAGTGCAACCTGTAGCCATGCAGCCAGTGCCAGTGCAGCCACAAGTTCCACAGCTGGTTACGGTTGTccagcagccacagcagctgaCGCATCAGCAGCCGCAACCGCAGCCTTCGCAACCTGTGCAGCTGCAGCACCAGCCCCAAttaccgcagcagcagcagcagcaacaaaaacaacCCTTGCAACAGCCGCCACCCACGTAG
- the LOC142572254 gene encoding uncharacterized protein LOC142572254 isoform X2, with translation MADKICGDGIGNSTGRLYNAEVDLITPTTMYGSSPGEPRTLVQSVDTAGPKKKPTSFQITSVTVQGSRLSNDGGDESADDLDESHTEDLSSDILDCSKTTDTEQLSPTEDNTPSTAPAPPAPTEAATEPVTAAVSAAPSDPVPSGGLAAVTVSPAVVTGAAGTLTIVAGTPAAPSTTDGPINPDHWQRRFKVVKIVSSEPFGRGRWLCMDFVDPPAMQTDAKAGEERDSGTAAADLPPAVSNESVAHVYEIPVGQTYPANSQQSGPLYGIILPVSAGGQGASPLSVLQPIAEQQQPQATAVHDKPPATAAPPQPAAVVAPVPEQQPQHQQQQPPPVAADAAAAQAVEPIPENATNKSATEEDSESTSAGSTVAIDNKIEQAMDLVKSHLMFAVREEVDVLKEKITELLDRIAQLEYENGILRAGASPETLSLLAQSAQQAVPVSQPQLPQPQQTIAAVAAAVAQPVMAPPQPVVVPQQQQQAPVAPVQPVAMQPVPVQPQVPQLVTVVQQPQQLTHQQPQPQPSQPVQLQHQPQLPQQQQQQQKQPLQQPPPT, from the exons ATGGCCGACAAAATCTGTGGCGATGGCATTGGCAACAGTACTGGAAGACTGTATAACGCCGAAGTAGACTTAATAACACCAACTACAATGTATGGCAGCAGCCCCGGCGAACCGAGGACGTTGGTGCAATCTGTGGATACCGCGGGTCCGAAAAAGAAGCCGACGTCGTTTCAAATCACCAGCGTCACCGTGCAAGGGTCCCGGTTAAGCAACGACGGCGGTGACGAGAGTGCCGACGACTTGGACGAAAGCCACACAGAGGACCTGAGCTCCGACATCCTGGATTGCTCTAAGACGACGGACACGGAGCAGTTGTCACCAACGGAAGACAACACGCCGTCGACAGCGCCGGCGCCGCCCGCCCCCACGGAGGCCGCCACCGAGCCGGTGACGGCGGCGGTCAGTGCTGCGCCCAGCGATCCCGTGCCGTCGGGCGGCCTGGCCGCGGTGACTGTGTCTCCGGCGGTGGTTACCGGTGCTGCGGGCACGCTAACCATAGTGGCCGGCACGCCCGCGGCGCCCAGCACGACGGATGGCCCCATCAACCCTGACCACTGGCAGCGGCGCTTCAAGGTGGTTAAGATCGTCAGCTCGGAGCCGTTCGGCCGAGGACGCTGGCTATGCATGGACTTTGTCGACCCGCCTGCCATGCAGACCGATGCCAAGGCCGGCGAAGAGCGCGACAGCGGCACCGCCGCCGCGGACCTGCCGCCGGCCGTGTCCAACGAGTCAGTGGCCCACGTGTACGAAATTCCCGTTGGCCAGACGTACCCGGCCAACAGCCAACAGAGCGGGCCTCTGTACGGCATCATTTTGCCAGTGTCTGCGGGTGGTCAAGGGGCCTCGCCCTTAAGTGTGCTCCAGCCGATTGCCGAGCAACAGCAGCCGCAGGCGACAGCAGTGCACGACAAGCCACCCGCAACGGCTGCCCCGCCGCAGCCGGCGGCGGTGGTAGCACCGGTACCTGAACAACAACCGcagcatcaacagcagcagccgccgcctgTCGCAGCCGACGCTGCTGCAGCCCAGGCCGTCGAGCCCATTCCCGAGAACGCTACCAACAAGTCAGCCACGGAGGAAGACTCCGAGAG CACGTCGGCTGGGAGCACGGTGGCAATCGACAACAAAATTGAGCAGGCCATG GACTTAGTCAAGAGCCACctcatgtttgctgtgcgtgAGGAAGTGGATGTGCTTAAAGAAAAGATAACGGAGCTGCTGGACCGGATAGCTCAGCTGGAGTATGAAAATGGTATCCTGCGTGCTGGTGCTTCACCGGAGACCCTGAGCCTACTGGCTCAGTCTGCACAGCAAGCAGTGCCCGTGTCGCAGCCACAGTTGCCTCAGCCGCAGCAGACGATAGCGGCAGTGGCCGCAGCGGTGGCCCAGCCGGTTATGGCGCCACCCCAGCCGGTTGTggtgccgcagcagcagcagcaggccccTGTTGCGCCAGTGCAACCTGTAGCCATGCAGCCAGTGCCAGTGCAGCCACAAGTTCCACAGCTGGTTACGGTTGTccagcagccacagcagctgaCGCATCAGCAGCCGCAACCGCAGCCTTCGCAACCTGTGCAGCTGCAGCACCAGCCCCAAttaccgcagcagcagcagcagcaacaaaaacaacCCTTGCAACAGCCGCCACCCACGTAG